The following coding sequences are from one Deinococcus betulae window:
- a CDS encoding phosphate signaling complex PhoU family protein, with protein MLSISLELLDAVRDANARAEFAGLTARAETLEAETDALERELEDLCLQAFGSGLAEDDLAFYLMVFRSLTNLERVGDYAFNVARDLETFAPRARSATLQDALPLVRLLSHMIETLAYAFAERDLVAARDVMRLDYEQVDALYEQMQRASLTRLLERPEDTQVALTAGRMARNLERLGDHLVNVAERLEVLIVQRKA; from the coding sequence ATGCTGAGCATCTCGCTGGAACTGCTGGACGCTGTGCGTGACGCCAACGCCCGCGCCGAGTTTGCGGGTCTGACCGCCCGCGCCGAAACGCTGGAAGCCGAGACCGACGCGCTGGAACGCGAACTGGAGGACCTGTGTCTTCAGGCTTTTGGGTCAGGGCTGGCCGAGGACGATCTGGCCTTTTACCTGATGGTCTTCCGCAGCCTGACCAATCTGGAACGGGTGGGCGACTACGCCTTCAACGTGGCCCGCGACCTGGAAACCTTCGCGCCGCGCGCCCGCAGCGCCACCTTGCAAGACGCGCTGCCACTGGTGCGGCTGCTCTCGCACATGATTGAGACGCTGGCCTACGCCTTTGCCGAGCGCGATCTGGTGGCCGCCCGCGACGTGATGCGCCTGGATTACGAACAGGTCGACGCCCTGTACGAGCAGATGCAGCGCGCCAGCCTGACCCGGCTGCTGGAACGCCCCGAAGACACCCAGGTGGCCCTGACCGCCGGGCGCATGGCCCGCAACCTGGAACGCCTGGGCGACCATCTGGTTAACGTGGCCGAGCGGCTGGAAGTGTTGATTGTTCAGCGTAAGGCCTGA
- a CDS encoding YciI family protein has protein sequence MFVVLLQYIQPLSAVEPLLEAHRAFLEQHYATGHFVASGARVPRTGGVILVRGLSREALDSVLAEDPFAQADLAAYEVIEFTPARVAAGAEAFFASEADH, from the coding sequence ATGTTTGTCGTCCTGCTGCAGTACATCCAGCCGCTCAGTGCAGTTGAGCCTCTGCTGGAAGCCCACCGGGCCTTTCTGGAACAGCATTACGCCACCGGCCATTTTGTGGCGTCGGGGGCTCGGGTGCCCAGAACGGGCGGGGTGATTCTGGTGCGTGGGCTCAGCCGTGAGGCTCTGGACAGCGTTCTAGCCGAAGACCCCTTTGCGCAGGCGGATCTGGCCGCGTATGAGGTGATTGAATTCACGCCTGCCAGAGTCGCAGCGGGCGCCGAGGCGTTTTTTGCCTCTGAAGCTGATCACTGA
- a CDS encoding M3 family oligoendopeptidase: MPRWRTDDLYAGLKDPALSRDLNALRDEVQALEALFDGHAIGAGSPVTAEALGAALNGMNEVVRRAGTLRAFVAAFVTTDSRDEAAQAQMAAFTTLTLPLGPLRSRFTAWVGGLSAAELDALLDQSEVARAHAHTLRDAVRDAQFMMSPPEEDLAARLHPASGGGWGKLHGNVSSTLRGKFRGQWLPVTALRALASDPDAQVREDAYHAEIAAWKSQEVVFAACMNGVKGESGTVAARRGYGDVVAPSLLSNGIDQGTLDAMQAAVVAALPDFRRYFQAKATRLGKAALDWWDLFAPAGKSETHWSYEAGAEFVERQFRGYSAALGDFAAQAFREDWIDAGPRDGKRSGAFCMRWQGSDSRILMNHDPSLDSVSTLAHELGHGYHNRQLGDLPPLQRETPMTLAETASIFCETIIQNAALETAQGQERLYVLETQLMGHAQVVVDIHSRFLFEKAVFERRVGGDLNPSDLSDLMVWAQRETYGDVLNTPHPYMWAVKPHYYGRSFYNYPYTFGLLFGLGLYAQYEQARAQGQEADFQARYDALLAATGQATPLELAARFGIDLHAPAFWEGSLNMIRRQIEAYEGVSGA; this comes from the coding sequence ATGCCCCGCTGGCGCACGGACGACCTGTATGCAGGTCTGAAGGACCCAGCCCTGAGCCGCGACCTGAACGCCCTGCGTGACGAGGTCCAGGCCCTCGAAGCCCTGTTTGATGGGCACGCCATCGGCGCCGGGTCGCCGGTGACAGCCGAGGCGCTGGGCGCCGCTCTGAACGGCATGAATGAGGTGGTGCGGCGCGCAGGCACTTTGCGCGCGTTCGTCGCGGCCTTCGTGACCACCGACAGCCGTGACGAGGCGGCGCAGGCCCAGATGGCAGCGTTTACCACCCTGACCCTGCCGCTGGGACCGCTGCGGTCGCGCTTCACCGCCTGGGTCGGTGGCCTGAGCGCGGCCGAGTTGGATGCCCTGCTGGACCAGAGCGAGGTGGCCCGCGCCCACGCCCACACCCTGCGCGATGCCGTGCGAGACGCGCAATTTATGATGTCCCCACCTGAGGAAGACCTGGCCGCCCGCCTGCACCCCGCCAGCGGCGGCGGCTGGGGCAAACTGCATGGCAACGTCAGTTCGACGCTCAGGGGCAAGTTCCGGGGCCAGTGGCTGCCTGTGACTGCCCTGCGCGCCCTGGCCAGTGACCCCGACGCCCAGGTGCGCGAGGACGCCTATCACGCCGAAATTGCCGCCTGGAAATCTCAGGAGGTCGTGTTTGCCGCCTGCATGAACGGCGTCAAGGGTGAGTCCGGCACGGTAGCCGCGCGGCGGGGCTATGGTGACGTGGTCGCCCCCAGTCTGCTGAGCAACGGCATTGACCAGGGCACGCTGGACGCCATGCAGGCGGCGGTGGTGGCCGCGCTACCGGACTTCCGCCGTTACTTCCAGGCCAAGGCGACGCGGCTGGGCAAGGCGGCGCTGGACTGGTGGGACCTGTTTGCGCCTGCTGGAAAGAGCGAAACCCACTGGAGTTACGAGGCCGGCGCCGAGTTCGTGGAGCGCCAGTTCCGGGGCTACAGCGCCGCGCTGGGCGACTTTGCCGCCCAGGCCTTCCGGGAGGACTGGATTGACGCGGGCCCCCGCGACGGCAAACGCAGCGGCGCCTTTTGCATGCGCTGGCAGGGCAGCGACAGCCGCATTCTGATGAACCACGACCCCAGCCTGGATTCGGTCAGCACCCTGGCGCACGAGTTAGGCCACGGCTACCACAATCGCCAGCTGGGCGACCTGCCGCCCCTGCAGCGCGAAACGCCCATGACCCTGGCCGAAACCGCCAGCATCTTCTGCGAAACGATTATTCAGAATGCTGCGCTAGAAACAGCCCAGGGCCAGGAACGCCTGTATGTCCTCGAAACCCAGCTGATGGGCCACGCGCAGGTAGTTGTGGACATTCACAGCCGCTTCTTGTTCGAAAAGGCCGTGTTTGAGCGCCGCGTGGGCGGTGACCTGAACCCCAGCGACCTCAGTGACCTGATGGTGTGGGCGCAGCGCGAGACCTACGGCGACGTCCTGAACACCCCGCACCCCTACATGTGGGCGGTCAAGCCGCACTACTACGGGCGCAGTTTTTACAACTACCCGTATACCTTTGGCCTGCTGTTCGGCCTGGGCCTGTACGCGCAGTACGAGCAGGCCCGCGCGCAGGGCCAGGAAGCCGATTTCCAGGCCCGCTACGACGCGCTGCTGGCCGCC